From Ignisphaera aggregans DSM 17230, the proteins below share one genomic window:
- a CDS encoding DNA ligase I, ATP-dependent Dnl1 (COGs: COG1793 ATP-dependent DNA ligase~InterProIPR012309:IPR012308:IPR012310:IPR016059:IPR 000977~KEGG: hbu:Hbut_0421 ATP-dependent DNA ligase~PFAM: ATP dependent DNA ligase; DNA ligase domain protein; ATP dependent DNA ligase domain protein~PRIAM: DNA ligase (ATP)~SPTR: A2BJX6 DNA ligase~TIGRFAM: DNA ligase I, ATP-dependent Dnl1~PFAM: ATP dependent DNA ligase domain; DNA ligase N terminus; ATP dependent DNA ligase C terminal region~TIGRFAM: DNA ligase I, ATP-dependent (dnl1)): MEFSIVAQTLDILEKTSSKIQQAAALALLFKKTPSNVIDKVVYIIQGTLWPDWKGLPELGIAEKGVQKAISMALGVSEAEVERVYKSLGDYGLAVERLKLGKQNKSVGLVGFIKSAKGEVYKKLTVDEVYSQLVKIAMLQGEGSRDMKLRLLSSLLAVADPKEAKYIVRFIEGRLRLGVGEATIMDGLASAFGAPRDLIERAYNIYPDLGAIAKLLAEKGVVELKNIKPTPGIPLRPMLAERASDPTEILNKAGIPALAEFKYDGERAQIHKKGDRIWIFSRRLEEITNQYPDVVEMALKRIKAEEAIVEGEIIAIDPETGEFRPFQELMHRKRKKDIHEALKEYPVVVRLFDCLYVDGIDMTLKILPERREMLRKIIDESEEFKLAEGMIVNNTAELETFFLKAVEAGCEGLVVKSLGRDSVYQAGVRGWLWIKYKRDYKSEMTDTVDLVVVGAFHGRGKRAGTYGALLLAAYDPESDTFKTVCKVGTGFTDEELAELPKKLEPYRLPHKHHRVDSDIEADVWFEPAVVMEVTGAELTLSPLHTCCRGMVKQGVGISIRFPRFVRWRPDKSPKEITTTKEILEMYYRQLRKVSQTTTGVGEER, translated from the coding sequence ATGGAATTTTCAATTGTGGCACAAACTCTAGATATATTAGAGAAAACTAGTAGCAAGATACAACAGGCAGCAGCTTTAGCACTATTATTCAAAAAGACTCCTTCTAATGTTATAGATAAAGTTGTCTACATCATCCAAGGAACTCTATGGCCTGATTGGAAAGGGCTTCCAGAGCTTGGCATAGCTGAGAAAGGGGTGCAGAAAGCAATATCTATGGCTCTAGGGGTGAGTGAAGCTGAGGTTGAAAGGGTGTACAAGAGTTTAGGAGACTATGGACTAGCTGTTGAGAGATTAAAACTAGGTAAGCAGAATAAGTCTGTAGGTCTAGTAGGATTTATTAAATCGGCTAAGGGAGAGGTATACAAAAAACTGACTGTTGATGAAGTATATAGCCAGTTGGTCAAGATAGCAATGCTTCAAGGCGAGGGTAGCAGAGATATGAAGTTAAGGTTACTTTCTTCTCTTCTAGCTGTTGCTGATCCAAAAGAAGCTAAATATATCGTTCGATTTATTGAAGGAAGGTTGAGACTAGGTGTTGGAGAAGCAACGATAATGGATGGATTAGCATCAGCGTTTGGTGCGCCTAGGGATCTCATTGAGAGAGCATATAATATATATCCTGATCTAGGTGCAATAGCAAAGCTTCTAGCAGAAAAGGGTGTTGTAGAGCTAAAGAATATTAAACCTACGCCAGGCATTCCATTGAGACCAATGTTGGCAGAACGAGCTAGTGATCCAACAGAGATATTGAATAAGGCTGGAATACCAGCTTTAGCAGAGTTCAAATATGATGGTGAACGAGCACAAATACATAAGAAAGGCGATAGAATATGGATTTTCTCTAGGAGATTAGAAGAAATAACGAATCAATATCCAGATGTTGTAGAGATGGCGCTAAAGAGAATAAAGGCTGAAGAGGCTATTGTCGAAGGCGAAATTATAGCTATAGATCCAGAAACAGGGGAATTTAGACCTTTTCAAGAGTTGATGCATAGAAAGAGGAAGAAGGATATACATGAAGCTTTAAAGGAGTATCCTGTTGTTGTAAGGCTATTTGATTGTCTATATGTAGATGGTATTGATATGACGCTTAAGATTCTTCCAGAGAGGAGGGAGATGCTTAGGAAGATAATTGATGAATCAGAGGAATTCAAATTGGCAGAGGGTATGATAGTTAATAATACAGCAGAGTTAGAAACATTCTTCTTAAAGGCTGTAGAAGCGGGTTGCGAGGGCCTGGTTGTAAAATCGCTTGGAAGAGATTCTGTATATCAGGCTGGGGTTAGAGGATGGCTATGGATAAAGTATAAGAGAGATTACAAGAGTGAGATGACAGATACTGTTGATTTGGTTGTTGTAGGGGCATTCCACGGTAGGGGAAAAAGAGCAGGTACATATGGAGCACTATTGTTAGCAGCATATGATCCTGAAAGTGATACATTTAAAACCGTCTGTAAAGTGGGAACAGGTTTTACAGATGAAGAACTCGCTGAACTTCCAAAGAAACTAGAACCATATAGACTACCCCATAAGCATCATAGGGTTGATAGCGATATAGAAGCTGATGTATGGTTTGAGCCTGCAGTAGTTATGGAGGTTACTGGTGCAGAACTAACACTATCCCCTCTACACACATGTTGTAGAGGGATGGTAAAACAAGGTGTAGGTATATCAATAAGATTTCCAAGATTTGTGAGATGGAGACCAGATAAGTCACCTAAAGAGATAACTACAACTAAGGAAATACTAGAGATGTATTATAGGCAACTCAGAAAAGTTTCACAGACTACAACAGGGGTGGGAGAAGAGAGATAA